In one window of Nitrobacter hamburgensis X14 DNA:
- a CDS encoding glycoside hydrolase family 15 protein — MIGDCEAAAFIARNGSIDWLCLPRFDSDSCFAALLGEPKDGRWQIAPRAPSEVTDRRYREGTLILETTFTNAEGSVRLIDFMPPKGQASDVIRIVVGIEGRVRMRSELVIRFDYGRAIPWVSRLENGVLRATAGPNMLLLRTPVSVRGKDMKTIGDFTVAAGDRVPFVLTHAPSYLPVPALPDPFSALANTEQFWRKWSSTYQGTSKWSEAALRSLITLKALTFSPTGGIVAAPTTSLPEKIGASRNWDYRFCWLRDATLTLLALMGSGYFQEASAWRDWLVRAVAGNPNQLQIMYGVAGERRLWEWEVPWLRGFGDSKPVRVGNAAHDQLQLDVFGELMDALYQARRGGLPASEPTWDMECALLQYLASIWQQPDSGIWEIRGEPRHFTYSKMMAWVAFDRGIKSSQEFDLPCPVEDWRRIRDDIHRDVCANGCDPDLGHFVQAYGGKELDASLLLMCSIGFLPPTDRRVRATVEAIERDLLVDGFVRRYDTGRTDDGLPPGEGMFLACSFWLADAYQMLGRIADAEALFERLLALRNDLGLLSEEYDPDHRCLVGNFPQAFSHISLINTAHNLSQAEKSLNQRSEKKAASD, encoded by the coding sequence ATGATCGGTGATTGCGAAGCTGCGGCCTTTATTGCACGAAACGGATCGATCGACTGGCTGTGTCTGCCGCGCTTCGATTCCGATAGCTGTTTTGCGGCGCTGCTCGGTGAGCCAAAGGACGGCCGATGGCAGATCGCTCCGCGAGCGCCGTCCGAAGTCACTGACAGGCGATATCGTGAGGGCACGCTCATCCTCGAGACCACCTTCACGAATGCCGAAGGAAGTGTCCGCCTGATCGATTTCATGCCGCCAAAAGGCCAAGCGTCCGACGTGATACGAATTGTGGTCGGTATTGAAGGCCGCGTCAGAATGCGAAGCGAACTCGTGATCCGTTTCGATTATGGTCGCGCGATCCCTTGGGTCAGCCGATTAGAAAATGGTGTCCTGCGTGCCACTGCCGGACCAAACATGCTTCTGCTCCGCACGCCGGTTTCCGTTCGCGGCAAAGACATGAAAACCATCGGCGACTTTACGGTGGCGGCCGGTGACCGGGTGCCCTTCGTCTTGACCCATGCGCCCTCCTATTTGCCAGTTCCGGCATTGCCGGATCCTTTCAGCGCACTTGCCAACACCGAACAGTTCTGGCGCAAGTGGTCATCCACTTACCAGGGAACTAGCAAGTGGTCGGAAGCAGCTCTGCGTTCGCTGATCACGCTAAAGGCGCTGACCTTTTCACCGACCGGCGGCATTGTAGCGGCGCCGACGACCTCGTTGCCGGAAAAGATCGGCGCCAGCCGCAACTGGGATTACCGGTTTTGCTGGCTGCGCGATGCGACGCTCACTTTGCTGGCGTTGATGGGCTCGGGATACTTTCAGGAGGCCAGCGCCTGGCGTGACTGGCTAGTCCGGGCGGTCGCCGGCAACCCCAATCAGCTCCAGATTATGTACGGCGTGGCGGGCGAGCGGCGGCTGTGGGAATGGGAGGTGCCGTGGCTGCGCGGTTTCGGAGATTCAAAGCCCGTGCGCGTCGGCAATGCCGCTCACGACCAGTTGCAACTTGATGTATTCGGCGAGCTAATGGATGCGCTTTATCAGGCGCGGCGCGGCGGTCTTCCGGCGAGCGAACCGACTTGGGACATGGAGTGTGCCCTCCTTCAATACTTGGCTTCGATCTGGCAACAGCCTGACTCTGGCATTTGGGAAATTCGCGGTGAACCCCGTCATTTCACATATTCGAAGATGATGGCGTGGGTTGCGTTCGACCGAGGAATCAAGAGCTCGCAAGAATTCGATCTTCCGTGTCCTGTCGAGGACTGGCGTCGCATCCGGGATGATATTCACCGTGACGTTTGCGCTAACGGGTGTGATCCCGATCTGGGACATTTCGTTCAAGCCTATGGCGGCAAGGAGCTGGATGCCAGCCTTCTGCTAATGTGCTCGATAGGCTTTCTGCCGCCGACGGATCGTCGCGTGCGTGCCACTGTCGAAGCCATCGAGCGGGACTTGCTGGTTGATGGTTTTGTTCGGCGTTACGACACCGGTCGAACTGATGACGGCCTTCCGCCGGGGGAAGGCATGTTCCTGGCATGCAGCTTCTGGCTTGCCGACGCCTACCAGATGTTGGGGCGTATTGCGGATGCTGAGGCATTATTCGAACGGTTGCTCGCCCTCCGTAATGACCTTGGCTTGCTGTCGGAGGAATACGACCCCGATCATCGCTGCCTGGTCGGAAATTTTCCCCAGGCGTTTTCACATATTTCGCTTATCAATACCGCACACAACCTCTCGCAGGCCGAGAAGTCGTTGAATCAACGATCCGAGAAGAAAGCCGCATCCGATTGA
- a CDS encoding cytochrome C oxidase subunit IV family protein encodes MSAQTYAIWRKNGLVWLALLVLLGLTFGAARLPLGDFNVVIALAIAGIKVTLVIVIFMGLGNSPSLIRLAAAAGVFWLTILFVLTLTDVIASRQFGNAHPQPTRGEQSLSRNR; translated from the coding sequence ATGAGTGCGCAAACATACGCGATTTGGCGAAAGAACGGCCTCGTCTGGCTGGCGCTCCTGGTCTTGCTGGGGCTCACGTTTGGGGCTGCCCGTCTTCCCCTTGGTGACTTCAACGTGGTGATCGCACTTGCGATCGCCGGGATCAAAGTCACGCTTGTCATCGTGATCTTCATGGGGCTTGGCAACTCGCCTTCGCTCATCAGGCTTGCCGCGGCCGCTGGCGTATTCTGGCTCACCATCTTGTTCGTCCTGACCCTCACCGATGTGATCGCCAGCCGTCAATTCGGGAACGCTCACCCGCAACCGACGCGCGGGGAACAATCGCTCTCTCGCAACCGTTGA
- a CDS encoding SDR family oxidoreductase, giving the protein MSNRSTVVVTGASAGVGRAVAIAFAQKGWNVALIARGKEGLEGARRDVEAAGGHALVLPLDVADAGAVFAAADQVMAEWGRIDVWVNDAMVTIFAPVEEIIPDEFRRVTEVTYLGQVYGTMAALKHMRPRNRGTIVQVGSALSYRAIPLQSAYCGAKFAIRGFTDALRSELDHERSRIRLTMVQLPAVNTPQFDWARSRMPRKLQPVPPIYQPEAIAKEIVRAALEAPRELWIGRSALKAIFGAMLLPLLGDRILASEGYSGQMTAELASPDRKDNLFEPVPCDPGVHGRFDRSARRDVMGFDPVRLRVGIACALIAGVAGLVAIASSRRA; this is encoded by the coding sequence ATGTCCAACCGAAGCACAGTGGTCGTTACCGGCGCATCCGCCGGCGTCGGCCGCGCCGTGGCAATCGCGTTCGCGCAAAAAGGCTGGAACGTGGCCTTGATCGCGCGCGGGAAAGAAGGCCTCGAGGGCGCGCGACGGGACGTGGAAGCGGCTGGAGGTCACGCTCTCGTGCTGCCACTGGATGTCGCGGATGCCGGCGCGGTGTTTGCTGCGGCAGATCAGGTGATGGCAGAGTGGGGGCGTATCGACGTCTGGGTCAATGACGCAATGGTTACGATCTTTGCGCCGGTCGAGGAGATCATACCGGACGAGTTTCGCCGGGTCACCGAAGTCACTTACCTCGGACAGGTCTATGGCACGATGGCCGCGCTCAAGCACATGCGGCCCCGCAACCGGGGCACGATCGTTCAGGTGGGCTCCGCGCTGAGCTATCGCGCCATCCCGTTACAGTCGGCCTATTGCGGGGCCAAGTTCGCCATTCGCGGCTTCACCGATGCGCTGCGCAGTGAACTCGATCACGAGCGAAGCCGCATTCGCCTGACCATGGTCCAACTGCCGGCCGTCAATACGCCGCAGTTCGATTGGGCTCGCTCGCGGATGCCGCGCAAATTGCAGCCGGTGCCCCCAATCTATCAGCCGGAAGCCATAGCAAAAGAGATCGTGCGCGCCGCGCTTGAGGCTCCCCGTGAACTCTGGATCGGCAGATCGGCGCTAAAGGCCATTTTTGGCGCAATGTTGCTGCCCTTGCTAGGTGACCGGATCCTTGCGAGCGAAGGTTACAGTGGGCAGATGACAGCGGAATTGGCCTCGCCGGATCGAAAAGACAATTTGTTTGAACCCGTTCCATGTGACCCTGGGGTCCACGGGCGTTTCGACCGCTCCGCCCGCCGCGATGTGATGGGCTTTGATCCGGTTCGCCTTCGGGTCGGGATTGCTTGTGCGTTGATTGCGGGCGTTGCGGGTTTGGTCGCTATCGCCAGCTCACGGCGTGCCTGA